tcctcaactcctttatatacgggggaggggggcacccatagacacacaagttgatcattgatctcttagccgtgtgcggtgccccctccaccataatccacctcggtcatatcgttgcagtgcttaggcgaagccctgcgccggtagcttcatcatcaccgtcatcacgccgtcgtgctgacgaagctctccctcgacactcagctggatcaagagttcgtgggacgtcaccgagctgaacgtgtgcacatcgcggaggtgccgtactttcggtactaggatcggtcggatcgtgaagacgtacgactacatcaaccgcattgtcataacgcttccgcttttggtctacgagggtatgtggacaacactctcccctctcgttgctatgcatcaccaggatcttgcgtatgcataggaatttttttgaaattactgctttCCCCAACAACCATCCCATTCTCTCTCTTCTTTTTATTTTAAGCCACCTCATCAGAACAGTCTACATGGCAGATTTACCAACGATGATCATAcgaccattggagatgccctaaaccaATGTTTGCCTTTTCCACCCAATCCCAGCATACAAGACTAGTAATGAAATGAAATCTTTAGGACAaccctaacgcccacacgtgtggtgggagtcAAACCCGCACACACGCCTTATAACACACAGACAACGCCATgtcactgcatgcatgcatgtggaaatctttttggatttttagtttttaaaatgttttatctcttaaataaaaaatccgattgaagatccgttttcaccattaaatccctcgtgacgagatcttcgaaattagatctcatatcaatatattccGACGAAATTTTTTTGATTAAAatttgccatgtctattgcacatgaattgcgatgatgtttacactgaagttgacttgatttgtttcagctattttcttctacatttaaaagtaaattttgacatattataaaacagggaattaagaaactagacttgccatgcaccataaactaaaattgccatgatacatgcacttaaaattgccatggttcatacaaaaaaatattttcatggtcaaagtactggaattgccatcatcaaaaaactaaaattgccatgatctacaaactaaaattgccacatggcaacttttgtTTAAGCattatggcaactacagtgtaaacatcatggcaacttttgggcaaaattgtttttcgtcgaaacatatcaacatggggtctaattttgaagatctcgttGAGACGAATTTAATGGTTAAAACAGATTTTTAATTCGCTTTTttattaggagataaaacatttttaagccgaaaaccaaaaagatttctgctgatgtcatctgtttgTACGtgacaaaatgagtggtgatgaaggcgtgtgggcgatgtgcaaacgcccacacatgtgggtgTTAGTTTTTCCGAATCTTTAATAAAGGCAACCAAACAGCCAGCCTATGGCTATCCTGTTATATGGCTTGGCTTTATGATGACTATAGGTGACATCACATAATTTTATAGCCAGCGGGCTATCTTATTATCCTTGCTCTAATCTATCACTCGAGTATTCCAGCATATATCCGGTCCACAATTAGTACGAAAATAAACTACTCCCATAATTGAGAAATATATAGCACACATAACAATACTACGTCACGCTCCACGGTACTTGTAGTGTACGTGGGTCCAAATTTTCTTATTTTACTACTTCCTCGGAGATATCATTATCCATAGATAATCTTAATATACTATGACAGATAAGGCGGTAATACTCACTCCAGATCCACTTAATATGTGTAACGCCTTGGGGTCAAGATAAGTTCACCGTCCGGTTTCCACCATTGCTTGAGACCATGTGAGCGAAGGCGGCAGACATGGGTCGAGTTTTTCCACACCGTTGCTGATGGCAGGAGGTGCGGCCTCGGCTCCTTGGCCTTGCCGAGCAGGTAAAAGAGCATGTCACGGTAGGAGAGTGCCGTTGCCGACCTGGCAGCTCCGCGGAAGCGCCTCTCCAGCTTCTCCCTCTGCTCGAAGTAGTCGATGAAGCCCTGGCACAGGAAGTCCTTCTCGTGCACGTACAGGTTGGGTGCCCACGAGGACAGCTGCTCGAACAGCTTCTCCATGCGCTTCCGGTGGGGACGGAGGACCTTCCCGAGGCCAGCCTTGACGAGCTTGCTCAAGGTGTACAGGTCCGTCTTGTCGTCCGGCGAATGCGTCAAGTTGATGACGGGCGCCAGCGATACCTGCGGCGGATTGAAGAGGAAGGTCGGGAGGTTGCGCCGGTGGTCTAGCATTAGGTGCCGCCCCACCTCCAGCGCCAGCGACGCACCCTGAGAGTGGCCTGTGAGCCAGACGATGCATCGGCTGTGGACTGTGGCGAGGAGGTTGCGGACCGCCTGGTGAGCGAGCTGCGAGCGGTTGGAGTCATGCACGGTGTTGGTCACGATGTGTGCGTTAAGCTGCATGTCATCTACTGTCATGGTGCCCCTGAAGGCGACGATGTAGTGTGGAGCGGAGGGATGATGCTGGCCCGGCGGCGGCACGTGCCTGTAGATAGCGCCAAAGATGGAACGTTCGTCCTCAAGTAGGCGCGTGCGCTCCAAGTGAAAGTGAAAGCTCGTCCACCACGCCGGCGCGAGTTGCGCCCTGCTCCATCTGCCGCGGTCCTTCTCCATGACGTACGTGCTGTTGACAAGGCTAGCGGCGACGCAGCGGCGGTGCTCCTCTTTGTCCCTATAAGATAGTCGTAGATAGATCAGTTCACACGTTAATTTGGCTGAAAAGAAAACTGTGGCATGCATATGCACGcctggcatgcatgcatgcatgactcCAGTGTCTCCTTATGCCACGTACCGACGTACGTATACACTTCCTATGAACCCATGCCGTGCATTACACCTCGTgcaccatgcatgcatatatagaCCTCTAATCCACCAATTAATACACGGAAAATGCACACCACAAGTATACGCATACCATCGAGCAACGCGTACGTGTACATACCAGTCAATCATCATCCGAATAGAACCGGAGCCGGCTCTTGCCATCAAATGCGTCGGCCCGGAACGTTCGAAGTGGTCACCCAAGTCCATCCCCAACTTTAACTATTTCTCCAACTAAAGATCCAGACAGAGTGCTGTACTCGTTCTCTTTTGTTGAAGCAGTAGTGTACTAGCTAGTGTGCTCCTTCCGGCGGTTGTGCCAGGTGTTACTCCCACGGggtacatatatataggtggggctAGCTACATACTGAGTAGAATGTACAAGTACACGGTTTCCCGTACGTAGATAAAAAAATTAGTCAACCCGCAGAGGCTAGCACGTttgttttcctttatttttttgctttttagcGAAAAGACGTTAGGTACCCAAGCACACAACAAGAGATGCTCTAggcttgtctcaaaaaaaaaaaaagatgcTCTAGGCCGGCAAAAGCATAAGAGAGACGTTCTTTGTATATAGGATAGGAGGCAGGCCCAGTCAAATGCCCGCCTGGTCGAATCTTTCTCACAATTGGGTCAGCCAAAACTTCCTATCCCATCAATGATTCATCCCAGCCTTCCCATGCCCAATCAGAAGGAGCAAATCTTAAGGTTAGTCAAGGCAGCCTGATATGCCGTCCATAACTTAGCCATTGCTCACATTTTAGGGTGTTGATATATGGCCACTCCTACTCCTATGTTAGTATCTAACCAATATAAATGGAACGAGTTCATGGAGTCCAACAGATTTCAACCATCCATCCAACTCTATCCAATGGCTCCTGGCAGAGAAAGAAAAAACAAGCCACTGCCTCACGAATTTAATTGGACCTATTCAAGTTCAGCCTTTCCcaaactaagggcatctccaacgccgacccacAAATGTCTTTAGTATATGTTCGTTTTTGTGTCTGGACGTGGTCAGCGGACATGATGCCGGAGTGAGCCATCCAATGTTAATCACAAAATATCCGGTTGGGAGGAGAAAAAGTAGGTCGGGACAATCCATATGATGAGATTATGGTGTGGTGTCCGGTTGGGAAGAAAGAAATGAGAGGGAGACCATGCATgtgaagagagagaaaaagaaaggagGACCACACGGAGACTTTTGGTTGGTCAAGTGGATATCCGGACTCCGGTATAGCTCCCCCACGTTTGTCTTGCTTTTGCTGGGAAACGGACGTTCAGACCACTTCGCGGACCGATAAGGGTCCCCATTGGATTGCAAAAGTAAACAAAAATGTCCGGTCAGACATATTATACCGGTGTTTTGCGGGTctccttggagatgccctaactgccCTCTTAAATCTTAAGAATTTAGCAATGATACTCCTTCCGATCAATATCATTTGAATCGCATGTATCTAGACATCAAACAATTCTTGATACATGCGattcagcgacaattaatatggttgggagggagtagtatattagtATACTTTATCAGCATTGTCTTCTTTATTTGGGTCGCCGAATTGGTCAAAATCTTCCTTGTTTGCGACTTCACCCATTCCGGTGATACTCCTTTTACATCTCCTGATGAAaacatgggtcggttatgaagaagcattgggACACTTTCTTAGCAAATATCCAGGGCTCAATTTAGGCGATGAGTTTTGCACCAGTAGGTAGTGAAATAAAGGTATTCATTTACGACACTCCTCGCGCCATCAGACACAGAACATTGTCACCTTCTACTCTACCAAGTAGTCAAGTTCCCAGGTATCTTCAATCCTTTTGTAATATCTTTGTTTTACATTACCACTGCAAGCATACATCGTCGTTCCCGAGTTCTAGTAATCTCTATTTTTGTCTTTGCCCTCCATATAGAATGTGTATCCATTGATGACATTGatatctactatgcaaccttcttcttgtatacgttgttgggcctccaagtgcagaggtttgtaggacagtagcaaatttccctcaagtggatgacctaaggtttatcaatctgtgggaggcgtagggtgaagatggtctctctcaaacaaccctgcaaccaaataacaaagagtctcttgtgtccccaccacacccaatacaatggtaaattgtataggtgcaatagttcggcgaagagatggtgatacaagtgcaatatggatgatagatataggtttttgtaatctgaaaatataaaaacagcaaggtaactaatggtaaaagtgagcacaaacgatattgtaatgctaggaaacaaggcctagggttcatactttcactagtgcaagttctctcaacaataataacataattggatcatataactaaccctcaacatgcaacaaagagtcactccaaagtcactaatagcggagaacaaacgaagagattattgtagggtacgaaaccacctcaaacttattctttctgatcgatctattcaagagtccatagtaaaataacacgaagctattctttccgttcgatctatcatagagttcgtactagaataacaccttaagacacaaatcaaccacaaccctaatgtcacctagatactccaatgtcacctcaagtatccgtgggtatgattatatgatatgcatcacacaatctcagattcatctattcaaccaacacaaagaacttcaaagagtgccccaaagtttctaccggagagtcaagacgataacgtgtgccaacccctatgcataagttcacaaggtgaacccacaatttgatcaccaaaacatacatcaagtggatcacgtgatatcccattgtcaccacagataagtacatgcaagacatacatcaagtgttctcaaatccttaaagactcaatccgataagataacttcaaagggaaaactcaatcaattacaagagagtagagggggagaaacatcataagatccaactataatagcaaagctcgcgattatcaagatcgtaccatctcaagaacacgagagagagagagagatcaaacacatagctactggtacataccctcagccctgagggtgaactactccctcctcgtcatggagagcgccgggatgatgaagatggccaccggtgagggaacccccctccggcagggtaatggaacagggtcccgattggtttttggtggctatagaggcttgcagcggcgaaactcccgatctattctgctccccgatgtttttagggtatatggatatatataggcgaaagaagtcggtcaggggagccacgaggggcccacgagggtgggggcgcgcccaggggggtagggcgcgcctccctgcctcgtggcttcctcgaagcttacctgacgtctactccaagtctcctggattgcttccgttccaaaaataactctcccgaaggtttcattccgtttggactccgtttgatattccttttcttcgaaacactgaaataggcaagaaaacagcaatttgggctgggcctccggttaataggttagtcccaaaaataatataaaagtatttagtaaagcccataaacatccaaaatagataatataataacatgaatacttcataaattatagatacgttggagacgtatcagacatatGCCTTGATGAGTCACGCTGTTGCATATGGGGCCAAGTGCCAAGGCGTATATGAGACTTGCATCTTCATCACTCGTTGGCAATTACTTATTCTGAATTTGCTCTTTGAAACCAAGCCATGAAGGAGGAGTTGTGCTCTCTAACGATTTGGTCGTTCATCTTTGGTTGTTTATGGTGCTTTTTCTTTATTTTGATTTCGTGCTTCTTCAACCAAGGATCAACCACTTCCGGGTGTTTTAAAACTACTAGGTGTGCTTTGTCAAAGTTGTTGCATCGTGATGATGTATCAAGGTCCACATGCAAATCCTTCTTCCAAATCGAGTGACCTAATCCTTTGATCCTATGAAGGTGCTTTTAACGGGAAAACTGATAGATTTTCGGACATGCAAAAAACTCGTGGAAAACGAGATGCACTTGTCAGAAAGCCTTGGACGATGCTTCCAACTAGACGGGCCCTGTTATGAATGTATCCCTTCACGCTAATTCATCATATCGAATGGCATCATGTTGGGAATGAATGCCAGTCTATGATCATAGATCTCAGGGGCAATATGGACCAACAGATTCACCGTAACATAAAAAAGGCGGGTGGGAAGTAGATATCTAGCTCACATAGTATGACTAAGTTGTTTTCCCATAGCCTTGCGAGACGTTAAACACTAGTCGACTTT
This window of the Triticum aestivum cultivar Chinese Spring chromosome 5D, IWGSC CS RefSeq v2.1, whole genome shotgun sequence genome carries:
- the LOC123121087 gene encoding GDSL esterase/lipase At4g10955-like — its product is MDLGDHFERSGPTHLMARAGSGSIRMMIDWDKEEHRRCVAASLVNSTYVMEKDRGRWSRAQLAPAWWTSFHFHLERTRLLEDERSIFGAIYRHVPPPGQHHPSAPHYIVAFRGTMTVDDMQLNAHIVTNTVHDSNRSQLAHQAVRNLLATVHSRCIVWLTGHSQGASLALEVGRHLMLDHRRNLPTFLFNPPQVSLAPVINLTHSPDDKTDLYTLSKLVKAGLGKVLRPHRKRMEKLFEQLSSWAPNLYVHEKDFLCQGFIDYFEQREKLERRFRGAARSATALSYRDMLFYLLGKAKEPRPHLLPSATVWKNSTHVCRLRSHGLKQWWKPDGELILTPRRYTY